CTACGAGAGAGTCACGGCACAGAAAAGAGCGTTCCGGGACGTTCCTCGTTAGTCGTCCGCGCCGACGTTCTCGGCGCTTTCGACTGTGTACGGATCGGGCTCGATCGAGGCGTACTCGACGGCACGCTGTCCCAGCGTTTCCACGCGCTCTGCAATATCCGTGTTGCTGAATTCACCGTCATCGAACTGCGTTCTCGCCTTTGGAATTGCGGCCTGATGCGGGATTACCCACGCGTTCAGCGCACGACAGACAGACCGCATGTGATCGAGCGTTGTGACGGTAAACGAACCACCGGAGACAGCGAGGAGACCAACCGTCGTGTTCTCGAACTCATCGAAACCACAGTAATCGAGTGCGTTTTTCAACGGCGCGGAGAACGATCCGTGATACATCGGAGACCCAAGGAGTACGCTGTTTGCTTCTCGAACCCGTCGACGGAGCTCTGTTGCATCACCCGCATCGTTGCCATCCGCGTCGTAAACAGGGAGATCGAGCGCACGGAGATCGATGTGATCAGTTGTCGCACCGATATCGTCCGCGTGATCGAGCGCGTGATCGAGTGCGATTCTCGTGTAGCTCCCTTCCCGGAGGCTGCCGCAGACAGCGACAACGTGTGGAGAATTCATACGTACTGTAATCAATAGGTAAAGAAAAACATGCCGTCTCGGTTGTGCGCGGTCTACTGGTTCGATAGTCGATGACTCATTGCTGGAGCCGTACTCGGTCGTCCTCGACGGTTACAAGCCCATCCGCCGCAAGATCAGAGAGCAGCCCACGAAGCCACTCGCGGCCGTGTTCTCCATCCGGTGTGTAATCAACACGGATTCTGTGACCCAAGTCATCGATCGCTAGTTCGTCGTATTTCCCCAGAACGTTCACGATGCGACCACGGAACTGCCGACGACTCCCGGTGAACTCGGGCTGTGTAGGAACATCGGGCGCGGTGAAATCGCCTGTTTCGTAGGCGTGACACCACTTGCGCCACGGACAACTCTCACTGTCACACCGTGGCGTCTTCTCACAAGCAACACCACCGAGTTCCATGATGGCGTTGTTCCACACACGCGATTTGTCTTCGGGCATGAGATCACTCGCACACTGCTCGAATACGCTATCATCGTCAGGGACATCGAACGCTCGGTAGAGCACGCGTTTGACGTTCGTATCGACGACAGCGTCACCCGCGTTGAACGCAAAGCTCGCAACAGCGTTTGCGGTGTACGGTCCAACGCCTTGGAGCGTCTGTAATGTTTCTGGTGTTTGGGGGATTTCACCGTCGTAGTCGTCCATTACCTGCTGGGCCGCAGTGTGAAGATATTTCGCTCGGTTGTTGTATCCAAGCCGGTGCTCTGACCAAAATCCAACCACAGCAGCCCGATCTTCCCGAGCAAGAGCAGCGACAGTCGGCCAACGATCGAGAAAGGCTTCCCACGCCGTCTCGACCCGCCCAAGTTGCGTCTGTTGACTCATCACCTCCGAGACGAGGATTTCGTACGGGTCAGTCGTGCGCCGCCACGGAAACTCTCGGTGGCCAGATTCGTACCACTCGATGAGCGCCGTTCGAACGGCAGCAGTGGGAAACGCGCGCGCATCAGTCATCAGTTCCAGCTACGAGCACGGACGTTTAGGGGTGGCGATAGGGTGTCAGAGTTCTGTTTTCCCAGAGCGGTTCGGGGTGAACCATCATGACGTTCAATCAGATAGCCAATCGATACGACGTTCGTCAATCGTAGCATGGTCTCGTAAGTTGTATCCGGGGCGCTATCGTGACGCCACTATGAGCCTCGACGATCTTTCAGAGGACGTAGAAACTGCCTACAGCGACTTCGATGAAACACTCCCGGTTTCACTCGATCGTGAGACGCGAAACGAACTGGCCGTATTACAGACCGTCCTCGATCCCGACGATCCCGATGAACTCGTTCGTCGAGCCATTCACATGCTCTTTCAAACGAAAGTCGAAACTGGGTCGCTCGATTTTCATCTCCGTCGTGGCTACAACGTTACCTACGATGAGTATCTCTCAGGTATGACCTTTCAGGAGATGACGGGCGCACCACAACCACCCGACAACGATGGCCGACGATATCAGTTCTGAACTCCTGTCTGCCGAACGCGCCGACGAAATACGCTCATAGTAATTCATCATATTACACAAAACTTATTCCAATACAATTATTCAGCGTTAGCATGAACGAATTGGCCCTCGTGCTCTTATTCGTAGGAATAATAATCATACGCGCCCTCCTTTCGTACAGTTCGTCATCGAAGAAACGCAGATCGTCCAAAACCCACACGACTGGGGTGTTCGACGGAGAAAGCGATGGTGACGGTGGTGATGGCGGCGGTGGATTCGGTGGGTTCGGAGGAGACGGCGGCTTCGGCGGTGGCGATGGTGGCGGTGGCGGCGGCGGAGAGTAAAGTAGAGTCGTCGGTTATCGCATTATTCTTGCAGCCGTATTTTCGGCCTGGTCACTGGGCGTCAGTGACGGCTTCAATCAGGAGATCGCACGCGAGGTCAATTTCGCGTTCGGTTACGTCGAGTGGTGGTAGCAATCGGAGCGTTTTGTAACCACAGCCGAGAGTGAGCAGTCCACGTTTGAGCGCAGCGTCGACGACTGCCTCGCGCAGCGCGTTCGTCTCGAACTCGACAGCGAGCATTAGCCCAAGACCGCGAACGTCTACGATACCATCCAGATTGGCGTCTTGAAGGCGTTCTGTGGCCTGTCGACCGCGCTCGGTCGCATTCTGGAGCAGGTTGTGTTCCTCGATTGCGTCGATGGTGAGTACTCCTTGTGCCGAAGCAAGGATATCGCCTGCTCCCCACGTCGATGAGATCCGGGCTTTCTCGTCGGGGAAAACCTCTTTGCGGGAGATTGTTGCTCCGACGCGGAGTGCCTTCGCGCTCGCAATGACGTCTGGTTCGATTGGGAAGTGGTCAGCAGCCCACATCTCACCAGTACGGCCGATCCCTGACTGGATCTCGTCAGCGACGAGGAGGAGGTTGTGTTCGTCACAGAGTGATGCGATCTCGTCCATGAAATCCGCGCTCGGGATTCGATAGCCCCCCTCTCCCTGTACGGGTTCGATGATGAGATAGGCGACATCATCGCCAGCAACGTGGCCGCGCTCGGGATCGAGCAGTTCCCGGAGCTTCGAACCGTCTGACGTGAAAAAGCCACAGCCACAGCCTTGGGAGGACTGCGTATCGTTGTGAGTACAGAACGGTACGTCGTGGATGTTCGAAATCGCTGGGTAGTGCTTCCGGTGGACAGTCTTCGATCGATTGAGTGAAAGCGCACCAAGTGTTCGGCCGTGGAACGCCCCTTCGAACGTGATACCATACTCTCCTCGCGTGTGGTCATACGCGATTTTAATCGCATTTTCGACCGCTTCTGCACCCGAGTTCGAGAGGAAGACAGTGTCCATTCCGTAGTGACTCGTGATGTCTGTGAGTCGGTCCATCAGTTCTGTTGGACCTGGAAGCCCTCCGTCGACAGCGTTCTCACCACTGACGTAGAAGTCCTGCCCAGCAATTCGTAGCGGATCAACGAGATCAAACTCGCGCAGTCGGTCCACAATCATGGGGTTGTTGTAGCCGAGCGGCGCGGCACCGACGTGGCTCGTAAAGTCCATGAGAATGTTACCGTCAACATCGGTACAGAATGGACCATCTGCCTCTTCCGAAAGGTCCCAAACGAAATCATAGACGTAGGTGCTCTTCGCAGCATGCTCGCGATGCTGTCTCGATCGATCGCGGGCGCGCTCACCTGGCATTGACCGAACCGTCGGAGTCGTCGTATCCCGGTTCATGCCCCGCGTAGATCCCCCGGGGGTAAATAATGAATTGTGTTCGGT
The nucleotide sequence above comes from Halocatena marina. Encoded proteins:
- a CDS encoding aspartate aminotransferase family protein, with the protein product MNRDTTTPTVRSMPGERARDRSRQHREHAAKSTYVYDFVWDLSEEADGPFCTDVDGNILMDFTSHVGAAPLGYNNPMIVDRLREFDLVDPLRIAGQDFYVSGENAVDGGLPGPTELMDRLTDITSHYGMDTVFLSNSGAEAVENAIKIAYDHTRGEYGITFEGAFHGRTLGALSLNRSKTVHRKHYPAISNIHDVPFCTHNDTQSSQGCGCGFFTSDGSKLRELLDPERGHVAGDDVAYLIIEPVQGEGGYRIPSADFMDEIASLCDEHNLLLVADEIQSGIGRTGEMWAADHFPIEPDVIASAKALRVGATISRKEVFPDEKARISSTWGAGDILASAQGVLTIDAIEEHNLLQNATERGRQATERLQDANLDGIVDVRGLGLMLAVEFETNALREAVVDAALKRGLLTLGCGYKTLRLLPPLDVTEREIDLACDLLIEAVTDAQ
- a CDS encoding A/G-specific adenine glycosylase, with amino-acid sequence MTDARAFPTAAVRTALIEWYESGHREFPWRRTTDPYEILVSEVMSQQTQLGRVETAWEAFLDRWPTVAALAREDRAAVVGFWSEHRLGYNNRAKYLHTAAQQVMDDYDGEIPQTPETLQTLQGVGPYTANAVASFAFNAGDAVVDTNVKRVLYRAFDVPDDDSVFEQCASDLMPEDKSRVWNNAIMELGGVACEKTPRCDSESCPWRKWCHAYETGDFTAPDVPTQPEFTGSRRQFRGRIVNVLGKYDELAIDDLGHRIRVDYTPDGEHGREWLRGLLSDLAADGLVTVEDDRVRLQQ
- a CDS encoding NADPH-dependent FMN reductase yields the protein MNSPHVVAVCGSLREGSYTRIALDHALDHADDIGATTDHIDLRALDLPVYDADGNDAGDATELRRRVREANSVLLGSPMYHGSFSAPLKNALDYCGFDEFENTTVGLLAVSGGSFTVTTLDHMRSVCRALNAWVIPHQAAIPKARTQFDDGEFSNTDIAERVETLGQRAVEYASIEPDPYTVESAENVGADD